In one Novosphingopyxis iocasae genomic region, the following are encoded:
- a CDS encoding LL-diaminopimelate aminotransferase, with amino-acid sequence MNDDFYRIRRLPPYVFAEVNAMKAAARARGEDIIDLGMGNPDGAPAPHIIEKLCEVARDPGAHGYSASKGIKGLRKAQAAYYQRRFGVDLDPESEVVVTLGSKEGLANLAQAITAPGDVVLAPNPSYPIHTFGFIITGAAIRSIPAAPGPDFFKRLEYSMAYSVPKPKVLVIGYPSNPTAYTADLAFYREVVAFAKEHGLWVISDLAYAEIYYGDEPTPSILQVPGGKDVAVEFTSMSKTYSMAGWRIGFAVGNPTLIGALARVKSYLDYGAFTPIQAAAVAALNGPQDVVEQNRQLYKARRDVMVESFGRAGWDIPPPDASMFAWAPIPPALAHLGSVEFSKRLLSEAKVAVAPGAGFGSEGEGYVRLALVENEQRIRQAARGVKKFMTAHGVNVPSGQKD; translated from the coding sequence ATGAACGACGATTTTTACCGCATCCGCCGCCTGCCGCCCTATGTGTTCGCGGAGGTGAACGCGATGAAGGCCGCCGCGCGCGCCCGCGGCGAGGATATTATCGACCTCGGCATGGGCAATCCCGACGGCGCGCCCGCCCCGCATATTATCGAGAAGCTGTGCGAGGTTGCACGCGATCCCGGCGCGCATGGCTACAGCGCGTCAAAGGGCATCAAGGGGCTGCGAAAAGCGCAGGCGGCTTATTATCAGCGCCGCTTCGGCGTCGATCTGGATCCCGAAAGCGAAGTGGTGGTCACGCTGGGCTCGAAGGAAGGGCTCGCCAATCTGGCGCAGGCGATCACCGCGCCGGGCGATGTCGTGCTGGCACCCAATCCCAGCTATCCGATCCACACCTTCGGTTTCATCATCACCGGCGCCGCGATCCGATCGATCCCTGCCGCGCCGGGGCCGGATTTCTTCAAGCGCCTGGAATATTCCATGGCCTATTCGGTGCCCAAACCAAAGGTTCTGGTGATCGGCTATCCGTCCAATCCCACCGCATACACCGCGGACCTCGCTTTCTACCGGGAGGTCGTGGCCTTTGCGAAGGAGCATGGGCTCTGGGTCATCTCGGATCTCGCTTATGCGGAGATCTATTATGGGGACGAGCCGACGCCATCGATCCTGCAGGTGCCGGGCGGCAAGGATGTGGCGGTGGAATTCACCAGCATGTCCAAAACCTATTCGATGGCCGGCTGGCGGATCGGGTTCGCGGTCGGCAATCCCACGCTGATCGGCGCGCTTGCGCGGGTGAAGAGCTATCTCGATTACGGCGCGTTCACGCCGATCCAGGCTGCTGCCGTGGCGGCGCTCAACGGGCCGCAGGACGTCGTCGAGCAGAACCGCCAGCTCTACAAGGCGCGGCGCGATGTGATGGTGGAAAGCTTCGGGCGCGCGGGCTGGGACATCCCGCCGCCCGATGCCAGCATGTTCGCCTGGGCCCCGATCCCGCCCGCGCTGGCGCATCTCGGCTCGGTCGAATTTTCCAAGCGATTGCTCAGCGAGGCGAAAGTCGCCGTTGCGCCGGGCGCGGGCTTCGGTTCGGAAGGGGAGGGCTATGTGCGCCTCGCGCTGGTCGAGAATGAGCAGCGCATTCGTCAGGCCGCGCGCGGCGTGAAGAAGTTCATGACCGCGCACGGCGTCAATGTGCCGAGCGGCCAAAAAGACTAA
- a CDS encoding acyl-CoA thioesterase: MQKPPRDIAAYPFATHTETRFQDLDPLGHINNVAYAALFENGRVRFNHSLGLEHPRGTRWLIARVEIDYVAEGFFPEAMEIASGIGRIGNSSWQILSAAFQKSGCVATSVTTLVLTDKNGSMPMDDTMRAVLGRARVKGWADS, from the coding sequence ATGCAAAAACCACCCCGCGATATCGCGGCCTATCCCTTCGCCACGCACACCGAGACGCGATTTCAGGATCTTGATCCGCTCGGCCATATCAACAATGTTGCCTATGCCGCGCTGTTCGAGAATGGCCGCGTGCGGTTCAACCATTCGCTGGGCCTGGAGCACCCCCGCGGCACGCGCTGGCTGATCGCGCGCGTCGAGATCGATTATGTGGCGGAAGGATTTTTCCCGGAAGCCATGGAGATCGCCAGCGGCATCGGCCGGATCGGCAATTCGAGCTGGCAGATTCTGAGCGCCGCGTTCCAGAAATCCGGATGCGTTGCGACCAGCGTGACGACCTTGGTGCTGACCGACAAGAACGGCTCGATGCCGATGGACGATACCATGCGCGCTGTGCTGGGACGCGCGCGGGTGAAGGGTTGGGCGGACAGTTAA
- a CDS encoding S-methyl-5'-thioadenosine phosphorylase — MSDQWTIGIIGGSGLYAIDGLEDQEWRRVESPWGEPSDEILFGCIGDVRLRFLPRHGRGHRIAPSDLNARANIDALKRAGCTDLLSISSIGSLREELPPGDFVVVDQFIDRTKGRPSSFFGSGMVAHVSMAEPVCERLSAFAAEAIDKAGGNVAKGGTYLAMEGPQFSTRAESHLYRQWGADVIGMTAMPEAKLAREAELPYALIGMVTDYDCWREETAFVEVSEVIAQMTANGAVARKAVEAFVSALPAQREASPLDSVLDFALITDPAHRDPALLTKLDAVAGRVLG, encoded by the coding sequence ATGTCTGACCAATGGACCATCGGCATCATCGGGGGCTCCGGCCTCTACGCGATCGACGGGCTGGAGGATCAGGAATGGCGGCGCGTCGAATCGCCCTGGGGGGAGCCGTCGGACGAGATCCTGTTCGGCTGCATCGGCGATGTGCGACTGCGCTTCCTGCCGCGGCATGGACGGGGCCACCGGATCGCGCCGTCCGATCTGAACGCCCGCGCCAACATCGATGCGCTGAAGCGGGCAGGGTGCACCGATCTGCTGTCGATCAGCTCGATCGGTAGCTTGCGCGAGGAGCTTCCGCCCGGTGATTTCGTGGTGGTGGATCAATTCATCGACCGGACCAAGGGCCGTCCGTCCAGCTTCTTCGGCAGCGGCATGGTGGCCCATGTGTCGATGGCTGAGCCGGTGTGCGAGAGATTGTCCGCCTTTGCCGCGGAGGCAATCGACAAAGCGGGCGGCAATGTGGCCAAGGGCGGCACCTATCTGGCAATGGAAGGGCCGCAATTTTCCACCCGCGCCGAGAGCCATCTCTACCGCCAATGGGGCGCCGACGTGATCGGCATGACGGCGATGCCCGAGGCAAAATTGGCGCGCGAGGCGGAGCTGCCCTACGCGCTCATCGGCATGGTCACCGATTATGATTGCTGGCGCGAAGAAACCGCGTTCGTCGAAGTGAGCGAGGTAATCGCGCAGATGACCGCCAACGGCGCCGTTGCGCGCAAGGCGGTGGAAGCCTTCGTCTCCGCCCTGCCGGCGCAGCGTGAGGCCAGCCCGCTCGACAGCGTACTCGATTTCGCGCTCATCACCGATCCCGCGCACCGCGATCCGGCGCTTCTGACGAAGCTGGACGCGGTTGCGGGACGGGTGCTCGGCTGA
- a CDS encoding DUF3224 domain-containing protein: MPAQGRFDVDLKPASEAGDPVSRMTIAKTFEGDLTGTSRGAMLAVRTDTEGSAGYVAIERFEGSLNGKSGGFALQHYGIMDRGAPSLSVQVIPDSGSGELEGIAGTMTIDQSSGDHRYSFEYRLP, translated from the coding sequence ATGCCCGCGCAAGGACGGTTCGATGTCGATCTGAAACCCGCCTCCGAAGCCGGCGATCCGGTTTCGCGGATGACCATCGCCAAGACGTTCGAGGGCGATCTGACCGGCACCAGCCGCGGCGCAATGCTGGCGGTGCGGACCGATACCGAAGGCTCCGCCGGCTATGTCGCGATCGAGCGGTTCGAAGGCTCGCTGAACGGCAAGAGCGGCGGGTTCGCACTTCAGCATTATGGCATCATGGACCGCGGCGCGCCGTCACTGAGTGTGCAGGTGATCCCGGATTCCGGATCGGGCGAGCTGGAGGGGATTGCCGGGACCATGACGATCGACCAGTCTTCCGGCGATCATCGCTACAGCTTCGAATACCGACTGCCCTGA
- a CDS encoding acyl-CoA thioesterase: MNEAESSQGVNHYPPERLVGGLRKLLRTERLDTDLYRGLNREDDRGRVFGGQVIAQALDAASQSVEEDRIVHSLHAYFLRAGEEGVPIIYRVERDFDGRSISNRRVIAIQHGRPIFNFSASFQRPAEGLTHQLPMPDVPGPEDLPGEIERLENQQGVPADYLERMRARPRPIEFRTVETRFVGGGNKQPPFQHAWMRAVAPVDGPAAEHRTLFAFASDMLLLGTCTLPHGVHWATEKLMMTSIDHALWYHEDFRMDEWLLFALDSPWSGHARGFNRGSLYTRDGRLVASATQEGMMRLRK, encoded by the coding sequence ATGAATGAAGCGGAGTCTTCGCAGGGCGTTAACCACTATCCGCCGGAACGACTCGTCGGTGGACTGCGCAAATTGTTGCGAACGGAACGACTCGATACCGATCTCTACCGCGGTCTGAACCGCGAGGACGATCGCGGACGGGTTTTCGGCGGGCAGGTTATTGCGCAGGCGCTCGACGCTGCTTCGCAGAGCGTGGAGGAGGACCGGATTGTCCATTCTCTACATGCGTATTTCTTGCGCGCCGGCGAAGAAGGCGTGCCGATCATCTATCGCGTGGAGCGGGATTTCGACGGGCGGAGCATTTCCAACCGCCGCGTGATCGCCATCCAGCACGGCCGACCGATCTTCAATTTCTCGGCGAGCTTCCAGCGTCCGGCCGAGGGGCTTACCCATCAGCTGCCGATGCCCGATGTGCCGGGGCCGGAAGATTTGCCCGGCGAAATCGAGCGCCTGGAGAATCAGCAAGGCGTGCCCGCCGATTATCTCGAGCGCATGCGCGCACGCCCGCGCCCGATCGAGTTTCGCACGGTCGAGACGCGGTTCGTCGGCGGCGGCAACAAGCAGCCGCCGTTCCAGCACGCCTGGATGCGTGCGGTGGCCCCGGTCGACGGGCCGGCGGCCGAACATCGCACGCTCTTTGCCTTTGCCAGCGACATGCTTCTGCTGGGCACCTGCACGCTGCCGCACGGCGTCCATTGGGCCACCGAAAAGCTGATGATGACCAGTATCGATCATGCGCTGTGGTACCATGAGGACTTCCGCATGGACGAATGGCTGCTGTTCGCCCTCGACAGCCCTTGGTCCGGCCATGCCCGCGGCTTCAACCGCGGCAGCCTTTACACCCGCGACGGACGGTTGGTGGCGAGCGCCACGCAGGAAGGAATGATGCGCCTGCGTAAATGA
- a CDS encoding septal ring lytic transglycosylase RlpA family protein, which yields MKTQMISARIRARAKGFSSRRYMSYGLAALVPAMGLVGAARADAPAPASGFAPIEISADIDADITSPAAASVDLHLEQDAVGIADEAEDILEDLGTGGASYYGPNLKGNRTASGEVFDPTELTAAHRTLPMGSKVKVTHKGKSVVVRINDRGPFHGNRVIDLSTAAAKQIGLFRAGTGTVHLQLVNG from the coding sequence ATGAAGACGCAGATGATCAGCGCCCGTATTCGCGCACGCGCCAAAGGCTTCAGCAGCCGCCGCTATATGAGCTACGGCCTCGCCGCATTGGTGCCCGCCATGGGTCTGGTCGGCGCCGCACGCGCAGACGCCCCCGCCCCGGCAAGCGGCTTCGCGCCGATCGAAATCAGCGCCGATATCGATGCCGACATCACATCGCCTGCTGCTGCGAGTGTCGATCTTCATTTGGAACAGGACGCGGTCGGCATTGCCGATGAAGCCGAAGACATACTCGAAGATCTCGGCACCGGCGGTGCCAGCTATTACGGCCCGAACCTCAAGGGCAATCGCACCGCTTCGGGCGAGGTGTTCGATCCCACCGAACTGACAGCCGCCCACCGCACTTTGCCGATGGGCAGCAAGGTGAAGGTGACGCACAAGGGCAAGTCGGTCGTGGTGCGTATCAACGATCGCGGCCCCTTCCACGGCAACCGCGTGATCGATCTTTCCACTGCCGCAGCCAAGCAGATCGGCCTCTTCCGCGCCGGCACGGGGACGGTTCACCTCCAGCTGGTGAACGGCTGA
- a CDS encoding acyl-CoA dehydrogenase family protein, producing the protein MASAAAINPESDLDAFRTQVREWLDAHFPESLKGHDNTMSSVEGPTEESADEKAWREAMGETGWGTPTWPKEYGGGGLTREQTKVLHQEMSRAQAYNPIGGMGVMMFGPTLLEYGSEAQKKEHIPPICRGEIRWCQGYSEPNAGSDLANIQTFGEDKGDHYVVNGQKTWTSGGQWADKCFALVRTDKSDKHKGISFMLIDMDAPGVDVKPIRMISGMSPFCETFFDNVKVPKENLVGEEGQGWTIGKRLLQHERTNLSGGGSAIRMPAMPLHAMAKTYVGVNDNGELADSELRTQISDFEMQWRSFLATAMRVQAEAKATGGVSEVSSILKKVGTKLGQRRAELMIEIMGMNGLGWEGEGFSEDELRQTRAWLFGKATTIYGGSTEVQNNIIAKRILGMLDHQ; encoded by the coding sequence ATGGCGAGCGCCGCTGCGATAAACCCCGAATCCGATCTCGACGCATTCCGCACCCAGGTGCGCGAATGGCTGGATGCCCATTTCCCCGAATCGCTGAAGGGGCATGACAACACGATGTCCTCTGTCGAAGGGCCGACCGAGGAGAGCGCGGACGAAAAGGCCTGGCGCGAGGCGATGGGCGAAACCGGCTGGGGCACACCCACTTGGCCCAAGGAATATGGCGGCGGCGGCCTGACCCGCGAACAGACCAAGGTGCTCCATCAGGAGATGAGCCGCGCACAGGCCTACAACCCGATCGGCGGCATGGGTGTGATGATGTTCGGCCCGACGCTGCTGGAATATGGCAGCGAAGCGCAGAAGAAGGAGCATATCCCGCCGATCTGCCGCGGCGAAATCCGCTGGTGCCAGGGTTATTCCGAACCCAATGCGGGATCGGACCTCGCCAACATCCAGACCTTCGGCGAGGACAAGGGCGATCACTATGTCGTCAATGGCCAGAAAACCTGGACCAGCGGCGGCCAGTGGGCTGACAAATGCTTCGCGCTCGTGCGCACGGACAAGTCGGACAAGCACAAGGGCATTTCCTTCATGCTGATCGACATGGACGCGCCCGGCGTGGACGTGAAGCCGATCCGCATGATCAGCGGCATGAGCCCCTTCTGCGAAACCTTCTTCGACAATGTGAAGGTGCCGAAAGAGAACCTCGTCGGCGAGGAAGGGCAGGGCTGGACCATCGGCAAGCGCCTGCTGCAGCATGAGCGGACCAATCTGTCCGGCGGCGGCAGCGCGATCCGCATGCCCGCGATGCCGCTGCACGCGATGGCCAAGACCTATGTAGGCGTGAACGACAATGGCGAGCTTGCCGACAGCGAACTGCGCACGCAGATCAGCGATTTCGAGATGCAGTGGCGCAGCTTCCTCGCCACCGCGATGCGCGTGCAGGCCGAGGCGAAGGCGACGGGCGGCGTCTCCGAAGTCAGTTCGATCCTGAAGAAGGTCGGCACCAAGCTCGGCCAGCGCCGCGCCGAGCTGATGATCGAGATCATGGGCATGAACGGTCTCGGCTGGGAAGGCGAAGGCTTCTCCGAAGACGAGCTGCGCCAGACCCGCGCCTGGCTCTTCGGCAAGGCGACCACGATCTATGGCGGCTCGACCGAGGTGCAGAACAACATCATCGCCAAACGCATCCTGGGCATGCTGGACCATCAGTAA
- a CDS encoding SulP family inorganic anion transporter: MDVTRFIPDKPAWLQEYKPSFLADDAIAGLVLSVLLIPQAMAYALLAGLPPQAGLYAALAPPLLYLLFGTSPYVSVGPVALVSLIVGDAIAASGFAPMTAAMVIALEAGAMLVLVGLFRLGRLVNFVSEPVMLGFTAAAAVLIAASQLPTLLGLDVPRSSELIGTLVGLIEALPDLHADVVLIGLGALLLLLLGDRYAGPMLWKAGVRPPWRGLIVKAIPLLVLVGAAAMVGGSDLPVPRVGAVEGGLASLRMPPYGLDPWIALAPSALIAALIVFVIGSGVAKSLAGRNRRKVRSDREALALGMANIAAALTGGYAVGVSLSRSALTADSGSRSPISSVVASLVTLAVLLFLTGALAFLPKAALAALVISAVFGLVKLRAIKAVMRYSKVESAVLFATLAVTLLLGVQWGLAAGTLMGLAAFLWFSSVPRVTRVDRMDDLHVYRSIDRHDGGPRTLPVLIVRIDRSIYFGNAAYCEDAVLNFVSAHKNVRWLVLDMRSVNSIDASGMAMLERLLDNLQEKNVRVAFAAMHEPIAAALNASDRPRQARSFTTVEEAMHDIEEDKEAAYNRKMAAG, encoded by the coding sequence ATGGACGTGACCCGCTTCATTCCGGACAAGCCCGCCTGGCTGCAGGAATATAAGCCGTCCTTCCTGGCCGACGATGCGATCGCCGGGCTCGTCCTCTCGGTCCTGCTGATCCCGCAGGCGATGGCCTATGCGCTGCTTGCCGGACTGCCGCCGCAGGCCGGGCTTTATGCCGCGCTGGCCCCGCCGCTCCTCTATCTGCTGTTCGGCACCAGTCCCTATGTTTCGGTCGGCCCCGTGGCGCTGGTCTCATTGATCGTGGGCGATGCCATTGCGGCAAGCGGTTTCGCGCCGATGACGGCGGCCATGGTGATCGCGCTGGAGGCGGGCGCGATGCTGGTGCTCGTCGGTCTGTTTCGGCTCGGCCGCCTCGTCAATTTCGTCAGCGAGCCGGTGATGCTGGGCTTTACCGCCGCCGCGGCGGTGCTGATCGCGGCGAGCCAGCTGCCGACCTTGCTGGGTCTTGACGTGCCGCGCAGCAGCGAGCTGATCGGAACGCTCGTGGGGCTGATCGAAGCGCTGCCGGATTTGCACGCGGATGTCGTCCTCATCGGTCTCGGCGCCCTCCTGCTGCTCCTGCTGGGGGATCGCTATGCCGGGCCGATGCTCTGGAAGGCGGGCGTGCGGCCGCCCTGGCGCGGGCTGATCGTGAAGGCCATTCCCTTGCTCGTGCTGGTCGGCGCGGCGGCGATGGTCGGTGGATCGGATCTGCCGGTGCCGCGTGTCGGCGCGGTCGAAGGCGGGCTCGCCTCCCTGCGCATGCCGCCATATGGTCTGGACCCGTGGATCGCGCTGGCCCCCTCGGCGCTGATCGCGGCGTTGATCGTGTTCGTGATCGGCAGCGGCGTCGCCAAATCGCTGGCGGGCCGCAACCGGCGCAAGGTGCGCAGCGACCGCGAGGCGCTGGCGCTCGGCATGGCGAACATCGCCGCGGCGCTCACCGGCGGCTATGCGGTCGGCGTCAGTCTCAGCCGCTCGGCCCTGACCGCGGACAGCGGCAGCCGCTCGCCGATCAGTTCGGTGGTGGCGAGCTTGGTGACCCTGGCCGTGCTGCTTTTCCTCACCGGCGCGCTCGCTTTTCTCCCTAAGGCCGCGCTCGCCGCGCTGGTCATCAGCGCGGTGTTCGGCCTCGTAAAGCTGCGCGCGATCAAGGCGGTCATGCGCTACAGCAAGGTGGAGAGCGCCGTGCTGTTCGCCACCTTGGCGGTGACCTTGCTGCTCGGCGTTCAGTGGGGACTGGCGGCGGGGACCCTGATGGGCCTGGCCGCGTTCTTATGGTTTTCCAGCGTGCCGCGCGTAACGCGTGTGGACCGGATGGACGATCTGCACGTCTACCGCTCGATCGACCGGCATGACGGCGGCCCGCGCACGCTTCCCGTGCTGATCGTGCGGATCGACCGTTCGATCTATTTCGGCAATGCCGCCTATTGCGAGGATGCGGTGCTCAACTTCGTGTCGGCCCACAAGAACGTGCGTTGGCTGGTGCTCGACATGCGCTCGGTCAACAGCATCGATGCCAGCGGCATGGCGATGCTGGAACGGCTGCTCGACAATTTGCAGGAAAAGAATGTACGCGTCGCATTCGCCGCGATGCACGAACCCATCGCCGCGGCGCTGAATGCTAGCGATCGCCCGCGTCAGGCGCGTAGCTTCACCACGGTGGAGGAAGCGATGCACGATATCGAGGAGGACAAGGAAGCGGCCTATAACCGCAAGATGGCGGCGGGCTAG
- a CDS encoding acyl-CoA dehydrogenase family protein: MAILSEEQTMLRDMAREWTKKENPVGAFRKMRDGDFEGGFDPAVYGQMAEMGWTGVIIPEDQGGSDFGYMSLGLVLEETGRSLTASPLLASALGAASALILGGSDAQKEAWLPKIASGEAIGTLAIDEGPRHDPSKCDTSVSDGKLSGTKMFVPEGMSAGLFVVSAKDGVYLVDGSADGITRSDRSLVDQRGWAEISFDGVPAEKLENGGEDLLDQVLDRARVGAAAEMLGMASEAFDVTLAYLKQRVQFNQVLSSFQALQHRMADLFGEIELMRSAVEAALAALDDKRPDIAMLASQAKAVASDTIHHMSKEAVQLHGGIGMTDEYAIGFYLKRARTLEQLWGSSTFHRERFARLNDY; the protein is encoded by the coding sequence ATGGCAATCCTCAGCGAAGAACAGACCATGCTGCGCGATATGGCGCGCGAATGGACCAAGAAGGAAAACCCCGTCGGCGCGTTCCGCAAGATGCGCGACGGCGATTTCGAGGGCGGCTTCGATCCCGCCGTCTACGGCCAGATGGCCGAAATGGGCTGGACCGGCGTCATCATTCCCGAAGATCAGGGCGGATCGGACTTCGGCTATATGAGCCTTGGCCTCGTGCTGGAGGAAACCGGCCGCAGCCTCACCGCCAGCCCGCTGCTCGCCTCCGCGCTGGGCGCGGCGAGCGCGCTGATCCTCGGCGGATCGGATGCGCAGAAGGAAGCCTGGCTTCCGAAGATTGCGAGCGGAGAGGCGATCGGTACCCTCGCCATCGACGAAGGCCCGCGCCACGATCCGTCGAAATGCGATACCAGCGTTTCGGACGGCAAGCTTTCCGGCACCAAGATGTTCGTGCCCGAAGGCATGAGCGCGGGGCTGTTCGTAGTTTCCGCAAAGGACGGCGTCTATCTGGTCGACGGTTCGGCGGACGGCATTACCCGATCGGACCGTTCGCTGGTGGATCAGCGCGGCTGGGCCGAAATTTCCTTCGACGGCGTACCGGCTGAAAAGCTGGAAAATGGCGGTGAGGATCTGCTCGATCAGGTACTCGATCGCGCGCGCGTCGGCGCGGCGGCGGAAATGCTCGGCATGGCTTCCGAGGCGTTCGACGTCACACTCGCCTATCTGAAGCAGCGCGTGCAGTTCAATCAGGTGCTCTCCAGCTTCCAGGCGCTGCAGCACCGGATGGCCGATCTGTTCGGCGAGATCGAACTCATGCGCTCGGCCGTCGAGGCCGCGCTCGCCGCGCTCGACGACAAGCGCCCCGACATCGCCATGCTGGCCAGCCAGGCCAAGGCCGTGGCCAGCGACACTATCCACCATATGAGCAAGGAAGCGGTGCAGCTGCACGGCGGCATCGGCATGACCGACGAATATGCGATCGGCTTCTATCTGAAGCGGGCCCGCACGCTCGAGCAGCTGTGGGGCTCATCTACCTTCCACCGCGAACGCTTCGCGCGCCTCAACGATTACTGA
- a CDS encoding crotonase/enoyl-CoA hydratase family protein → MNDRVSITIQDHVADVRLNRPDKMNALDPAMFEGIVAAGERLREEKGVRAVVLSGEGRAFCAGLDMASMASGGTGAPLIERTHGTANLYQKVAMIWRELPMPVIAAVHGICFGGGLQIASGADMRIVSPETLLSIMEMKWGLVPDMGGYALWRRNVREDVLRRLTFTNAEFNGREAVEWGFATEVQDAPLERAKAIAATIADRNPQAMREAKTLFNGSVDLDEAEILQAESDAQARVIRQPNQIEAVMSQMEKRAANWTD, encoded by the coding sequence ATGAACGATCGCGTCAGCATCACCATTCAGGATCACGTCGCCGATGTGCGGCTGAACCGACCCGACAAGATGAACGCGCTCGACCCCGCGATGTTCGAAGGGATCGTGGCGGCCGGCGAGCGGCTGCGCGAGGAGAAGGGCGTACGCGCCGTCGTGCTGTCCGGCGAGGGCCGTGCTTTCTGCGCGGGCCTCGACATGGCCAGCATGGCGAGCGGCGGCACCGGCGCGCCGCTGATCGAGCGCACGCACGGCACCGCGAACCTCTACCAGAAGGTAGCGATGATCTGGCGCGAACTGCCGATGCCGGTGATCGCGGCGGTGCACGGCATCTGCTTCGGCGGCGGGCTGCAGATCGCCAGCGGCGCGGACATGCGCATCGTCTCGCCCGAAACGCTGCTGTCGATCATGGAGATGAAATGGGGGCTGGTGCCGGACATGGGCGGCTATGCCCTGTGGCGGCGCAATGTGCGCGAAGATGTGCTGCGACGCCTGACCTTCACAAACGCCGAATTCAATGGCCGCGAGGCGGTGGAATGGGGTTTCGCGACCGAGGTGCAGGACGCGCCGCTGGAACGCGCGAAAGCCATCGCCGCGACCATCGCGGACAGGAACCCCCAGGCGATGCGGGAGGCGAAGACGCTGTTCAACGGTTCGGTCGATCTGGATGAAGCCGAAATCCTGCAAGCCGAAAGCGACGCGCAGGCCCGCGTGATCCGCCAGCCCAACCAGATCGAGGCGGTGATGAGCCAGATGGAAAAGCGCGCCGCGAACTGGACGGATTGA
- a CDS encoding acyl-CoA dehydrogenase family protein, with product MPIETATRTAYDEDMEAFRDTVRAFMRDRVLPNADQWDADKIVPKSIWREAGELGMLCPTVPEEYGGLGLDFRYNAIVDEEAAYGAGTTLGFSLQSDIVADYIINYGSEEQKKEWLPKMVSGEVVTAIAMTEPGVGSDLQSIQTSAKKDGNHYVVNGSKTYITNGQNADLVLVCAVTNPDAEKKWQGVSIILVEADREGFKRGRNLDKIGQDAADTSELFFDDVRVPITNCLGEEGKGFIYLMSQLGQERLSIAVSAQASAQKAFDDTVAFVKERKAFGKPVFDFQNTRFTLADLKAKLQVGWAHLDHCLTLHAKRTLTPEEGAAAKLWHTDLQWEMMDKCLQLHGGAGYMNEYPIARMWRSARVTRIFGGTNEIMKELIGRSL from the coding sequence ATGCCGATCGAGACCGCTACCCGCACTGCTTATGACGAGGATATGGAGGCGTTCCGCGATACCGTGCGCGCTTTTATGCGGGACCGGGTCCTGCCCAATGCGGACCAGTGGGATGCGGACAAGATCGTGCCCAAATCGATCTGGCGCGAAGCGGGCGAGCTCGGCATGCTCTGCCCCACCGTGCCGGAAGAATATGGCGGCCTGGGGCTCGATTTCCGGTACAACGCCATCGTCGACGAGGAAGCGGCCTATGGCGCGGGCACCACGCTCGGCTTCTCGCTGCAATCCGACATCGTGGCCGATTACATCATCAATTACGGATCGGAAGAGCAGAAGAAGGAATGGCTGCCGAAGATGGTCTCGGGTGAGGTCGTCACCGCCATCGCGATGACCGAGCCGGGCGTCGGCAGCGATCTGCAATCGATCCAGACCAGCGCCAAGAAGGACGGCAACCATTATGTCGTCAACGGCTCCAAGACATATATTACCAACGGCCAGAACGCCGATCTGGTGCTCGTCTGCGCGGTCACCAATCCGGATGCGGAAAAGAAGTGGCAGGGCGTCTCGATCATCCTGGTGGAAGCGGACCGGGAGGGCTTCAAGCGCGGGCGCAATCTCGACAAGATCGGGCAGGATGCCGCCGACACGTCGGAACTGTTCTTCGACGATGTGCGCGTGCCGATCACCAATTGCCTGGGCGAAGAGGGCAAGGGCTTCATCTATCTGATGAGTCAGCTTGGCCAGGAACGCCTGTCGATCGCGGTCAGCGCGCAGGCCAGCGCGCAGAAAGCGTTCGACGATACGGTGGCGTTCGTGAAGGAGCGCAAGGCGTTCGGCAAACCGGTATTCGATTTCCAGAACACGCGCTTCACGCTCGCGGACCTGAAGGCCAAGCTGCAGGTCGGCTGGGCGCATCTCGACCATTGCCTGACGCTTCACGCCAAGCGCACGCTGACGCCCGAGGAAGGCGCCGCGGCCAAGCTGTGGCATACCGATCTGCAGTGGGAGATGATGGACAAGTGCCTGCAGCTGCATGGCGGCGCGGGCTATATGAACGAATATCCCATCGCCCGCATGTGGCGCAGCGCGCGTGTGACGCGCATCTTCGGCGGCACCAACGAGATCATGAAGGAGCTGATCGGGCGTTCGCTCTGA